The DNA sequence GCGCGCAGCCACCTGCACCACCACGTCTCGGTGGCCGCCGTGGCCGCCCGCCTCGGCGCCTGGCCCGAGTGCGGCGCCGCCCTGGAACAGATACGGGCCTCGGCGCCCCACGTGGCCTCGGCGCGCAACCGGCGCCGCCTGCGCGCCGCGCTGCACCTGGTGGGATCGCGGCCCGGCGCCCCCGGCCCGCTCGTCGACCTCGCCCGCCACACCGCCGGCGCGGCGCCCGGTCTCACCCCGATTCGCCCGGCCGGTAGTGCTCGGCCATGGCCCCGGGGTCGAACGCCGCGGGGCTGACCTCGTCGAGGCTGTACCAGTTGCCGAAGGGGTCGCGGAAGACCGCCTCGACACCGTAGGGAACCTCGTGGGGCTCCTGCAGGAACTCCACGCCCCGCGCGGCGTACTCGGCGTAGGTCGCGCGGCAGTCGTCGGTGTTCCACGCGCCGCCGCTGAGGGCTCCCTGGGCCACCAGGCCGCGGATGGCCGCGGCCGCCTCCTCGTCGTGCAGCGGCGGGCCCGGCACCGTCAGGCTCAGTTGGAACTGCGGATCGGCGGGCGGGCCCACCGTCAACCACCGCATACCGTCGTCCATCTGCAGATCGAAGCGCTCCTCGAAGCCCAACCTGTCCACGAAGAAGCGTTTCGCCTGCTCGTAGTCGAAAACGAAGACGCTCGCCACGCCCATCCGGGTGATCATCGCCTGCCCCTTTCGGTCGGATGTCTCGGGCTCGGACCCGGCGCGGACCCGCGAGGACCGCGGCGGGCCTGTTCCGTGGCCGCCGCCGGGACGGGGGTGAGACGGCGCCGCCATTCGGGGAGAAGGCCGGGACCGCAAAAGGGGCGGCGCCGCAGCCGGAGGGGACGCATGCGCAGGGGGCGGGAGGTGACGGCGCAAGCAGCCGGACGCGGCCGCCGGCTCCCGGGCCGGGCGGCATCGCGGCCGCGCCGCAAGGCGATCAGCGCCATGACCGCATTCTAGCCGGTCACGGCCCTATCTGGAGTGTCCGTGGGAGTCGGTGGAGCATTCGCGGACGCGACGCAGGGCACCGCCCGAGGTGTCCCCGAGGACCACGTGCGGGCCCGCCACAGCAGGCTGCGGCAGCGGGCCCGCGGGCGCGCAGCACCGATGCCGGATTGCCGCCGAGCAGCGGGAGATCCGGCCCGGCAACTCCGCACCACCGCGCACACAGCGGTGGTGGCGGGTCCGGTGTGGGGGTGCGGCGGGCGCTCGGCGGCACGCCGGCGCGCAGCGCTTCGCGCGTTCGGGCCTCATCGCCGCAGCCTCTGTGGTGAACGCCGCGGGCTCCCGACGGGGTTCCTTCGTCTATCAGCATTCCTGCTGCTGTGTCGGGGCGCAGGCCGCGTCGTCGACGCCTGTGCGGTCGGCCTCGCGCGCCTGGGGGGTCAGCAGCCGGCGCGGGCCCGGACCGTTGTCGGCGAGGCGGTCGTGGGGGTTGGACAGCGTGCAGCGCTCCAGCGACAGGCAGCCGCAGCCGATGCAGTCGGTGAGGTCGTCGCGCAGCCGCTGCAGCTGGTTGATGCGCTCCTCGAGTTCGTCGCGCCAGGTCTGGGAGAGGTTGGCCCAGTCCTGGCGGGTGGGGGTGCGCGATTCGGGCAGGCAGTCCAACGCGTCGCGGATGTCGGCCAGCGGGATGCCGACCCGCTGGGCGACCCGGATGAAGGCGACGCGGCGCAGTGTGTCGCGGCGGTAGCGGCGCTGGTTGCCCGCGGTGCGGCGGC is a window from the Streptomonospora litoralis genome containing:
- a CDS encoding VOC family protein, translating into MITRMGVASVFVFDYEQAKRFFVDRLGFEERFDLQMDDGMRWLTVGPPADPQFQLSLTVPGPPLHDEEAAAAIRGLVAQGALSGGAWNTDDCRATYAEYAARGVEFLQEPHEVPYGVEAVFRDPFGNWYSLDEVSPAAFDPGAMAEHYRPGESG
- the soxR gene encoding redox-sensitive transcriptional activator SoxR; this translates as MTDQPSWKAKELTVGQVAQRSGVAVSALHFYERKGLISSRRTAGNQRRYRRDTLRRVAFIRVAQRVGIPLADIRDALDCLPESRTPTRQDWANLSQTWRDELEERINQLQRLRDDLTDCIGCGCLSLERCTLSNPHDRLADNGPGPRRLLTPQAREADRTGVDDAACAPTQQQEC